From a single Bemisia tabaci chromosome 10, PGI_BMITA_v3 genomic region:
- the LOC109038320 gene encoding LOW QUALITY PROTEIN: cystatin (The sequence of the model RefSeq protein was modified relative to this genomic sequence to represent the inferred CDS: inserted 1 base in 1 codon), whose protein sequence is MCVNMISAKGLVFALALVSFQVEGLPKKADGFEXKNIPGGLSPRDVKDEKIQSLANFSFSAVKTSLGSNDELILVKVTEAYSQVVAGSLYHITMEVSTSKGVSKSCTVKVLEQLWISPDPKVTEVICEDKPSS, encoded by the exons ATGTGTGTCAACATGATTTCAGCAAAAGGACTAGTTTTTGCGTTGGCGCTAGTCTCATTCCAGGTCGAG GGCCTACCTAAGAAAGCAGACGGATTCG AAAAAAACATCCCGGGTGGATTATCTCCGAGGGATGTAAAAGACGAGAAGATCCAATCGCTCGCCAATTTCTCTTTCTCCGCTGTGAAAACTTCTTTAGGAAGTAATGACGAACTCATACTGGTTAAAGTTACCGAGGCTTACTCTCAG GTCGTTGCCGGCAGTCTGTATCACATCACGATGGAGGTATCAACTTCTAAGggcgtttcaaaatcttgcaCCGTGAAAGTTCTTGAACAGCTGTGGATCTCTCCCGATCCTAAAGTGACCGAAGTCATATGCGAAGATAAACCATCGAGCTAA